A region of Rhodamnia argentea isolate NSW1041297 chromosome 9, ASM2092103v1, whole genome shotgun sequence DNA encodes the following proteins:
- the LOC115756014 gene encoding protein CHUP1, chloroplastic-like, with the protein MMREENPLENPAKVLRFADQNQMPRAQNARGNGHSSKLRSASSWGSHIVKGLTADKKTKVLTTTVHTKKVPLSGSDVSNQKNQSSVSHSRVKRSLIGDLSCSSNSAQVYPQLHQTHRRQGSRDLFLELDQLRGLLQESKEREFKLQAELTECKRNPRVLDLEREVEVKKSEIDEFRRRVELLECEKRNLSGQLSSVPVEEALRREDRESSAILSCPHDLGMEVLELRRLNKELQLQKRSLACRLSTVESQLATLAKGSESDIVAKIKAEASLLRHTNEDLCKQVEGLQMSRLNEVEELAYLRWVNSCLRNELRNTGAEVISDRASSPDSGETDNDSISSLSCQSSESIEYSNARRVSIIKKLKKWPLTDEDLSNRECPANNLQENWFPLEEERSPRRHSISGLKCSAEDIVLTKRRQSDGFMCSKENEKGMEPLMPTICEWGLSQRPQLYTNCQETSKLVVPFEVEKRTLRIPNPPPRPSCTFSTESKKDCTVPIPVPPPPPPPPLPSKLFGKGTAGTVKRAPQVVEFYHSLMKRDSRKDSLSGGACDASDVANVRSSMIGEIENRSSHLLAIKADVEIQGEFVNSLIREVNNAVYKNIEDVVAFVKWLDDELCFLVDERAVLKHFDWPEKKADTLREAAFGYRDLKKLESEVCHYKDDLRIPCDVALKKMVNMSEKMERTIYNLLRTREFLMRNCKECQIPVDWMLDNGIISKIKIGSVKLAQKYMKRVAMELQLKATADKDPAMDYMLLQGVRFAFRIHQFAGGFDSETMQAFEELRNLANLLNKK; encoded by the exons ATGATGAGAGAGGAGAACCCATTGGAGAACCCCGCGAAGGTCCTGCGATTTGCCGACCAGAATCAGATGCCGAGGGCTCAAAACGCCAGGGGGAATGGCCATTCTTCGAAACTTCGGTCTGCCTCTTCGTGGGGTTCGCACATAGTGAAAGGTCTCACTGCTGACAAGAAAACCAAGGTCTTGACCACCACTGTTCATACGAAAAAAGTGCCTCTCTCAGGCTCCGACGTCTCCAACCAGAAGAATCAGAGCTCGGTCTCACATTCTCGGGTCAAACGGTCTCTGATCGGTGACTTGTCCTGCTCGTCGAATTCGGCTCAGGTCTATCCGCAGCTGCATCAGACTCACCGCAGGCAGGGCTCGCGCGACCTGTTCCTTGAATTGGACCAACTGAGGGGCTTGCTTCAAGAGTCCAAGGAAAGGGAGTTCAAGCTTCAGGCAGAGTTGACAGAGTGTAAGAGGAACCCAAGGGTATTGGACCTCGAAAGGGAAGTGGAAGTGAAGAAGAGCGAAATTGATGAGTTTAGGAGGAGAGTTGAGTTGTTGGAGTGTGAGAAACGAAACTTATCGGGGCAACTGTCGTCAGTTCCTGTGGAAGAGGCTTTGAGGCGAGAGGACCGCGAGAGTTCAGCCATTTTGTCATGTCCGCATGATCTGGGAATGGAAGTTTTGGAACTGAGACGGTTGAATAAGGAATTGCAGCTTCAGAAGAGGAGTCTTGCTTGTAGGCTTTCCACTGTGGAATCTCAGCTGGCTACCCTTGCTAAGGGTTCAGAG AGTGACATAGTGGCAAAGATTAAAGCAGAGGCTTCTTTACTTAGACATACAAACGAAGACCTGTGTAAACAAGTGGAAGGTTTACAAATGAGTCGGTTAAATGAAGTTGAGGAATTAGCCTATTTGAGATGGGTAAATTCCTGTTTACGAAACGAGCTGCGCAACACTGGGGCAGAGGTTATTTCTGATAGAGCATCAAGCCCGGACTCCGGTGAAACAGATAACGATTCTATAAGCTCATTATCATGTCAAAGCAGTGAGTCTATAGAGTACAGTAATGCCAGAAGGGTGAGTAtaataaaaaagttgaagaaATGGCCTCTTACTGATGAGGACTTGTCAAATCGGGAGTGCCCTGCTAACAATTTACAAGAAAATTGGTTCCCcttggaagaagaaagaagcccCAGAAGGCATTCCATAAGTGGGCTGAAATGCAGTGCAGAAGATATTGTGCTGACCAAGAGGAGGCAATCTGATGGGTTCATGTgctcaaaagaaaatgaaaagggcATGGAGCCACTTATGCCGACAATATGTGAATGGGGTCTCTCACAAAGACCACAGTTGTATACAAATTGTCAAGAAACAAGTAAATTAGTTGTTCCTTTTGAAGTTGAGAAAAGGACTTTGCGTATTCCAAATCCCCCGCCAAGGCCTTCGTGTACTTTTTCCACTGAATCTAAGAAAGATTGCACTGTCCCAATTCCAGTGCCTccaccgcctccgcctccgccactGCCGTCCAAGTTATTTGGTAAAGGAACTGCTGGAACAGTGAAGCGGGCTCCTCAAGTAGTTGAGTTTTACCATTCACTAATGAAGAGAGATTCCAGGAAGGATTCTTTGAGTGGAGGAGCCTGTGATGCTTCAGATGTTGCAAATGTTCGCAGCAGCATGATTGGAGAAATCGAAAACCGTTCCTCACATTTGCTTGCT ATAAAGGCAGACGTGGAGATCCAAGGAGAATTTGTCAATTCTTTGATAAGAGAGGTGAATAATGCAGTTTATAAGAACATTGAAGACGTTGTGGCCTTTGTGAAGTGGCTTGACGATGAGCTTTGCTTTCTT GTTGATGAGAGGGCTGTTCTAAAGCATTTTGATTGGCCTGAGAAGAAAGCTGATACATTAAGAGAAGCAGCCTTTGGCTACAGAGACCTCAAGAAGCTGGAGTCAGAAGTGTGTCATTACAAAGATGACTTGCGGATCCCATGTGATGTTGCATTGAAGAAAATGGTTAATATGTCTGAGAA GATGGAGCGTACTATTTACAACCTTCTCCGAACACGAGAGTTTTTGATGCGGAATTGCAAGGAATGTCAAATTCCAGTTGACTGGATGCTGGACAATGGAATCATATCCAAG ATAAAGATTGGCTCGGTCAAGTTGGCTCAGAAGTACATGAAGAGAGTGGCCATGGAACTTCAGCTTAAGGCTACAGCTGATAAAGATCCTGCAATGGACTACATGCTACTCCAAGGAGTGAGATTTGCTTTCAGAATTCATCAG TTTGCAGGCGGATTTGATTCGGAGACAATGCAAGCATTCGAGGAGCTCCGCAACCTTGCCAACTTACTGAACAAGAAGTGA